One Brassica oleracea var. oleracea cultivar TO1000 chromosome C7, BOL, whole genome shotgun sequence genomic window carries:
- the LOC106301577 gene encoding U-box domain-containing protein 16: MAVTLEVTPTRKRRPLVVGHLDSPNISDTKLIRSLFFASQELSHMQPLRFILRRNSQSIIRKVKVLAAVFDELLRSHMVYSQSAQLCFEEMNIVMQRMKTLIEDCTRSSKLWLLLQIENVSFSFHELVTDLSTVLDILPVKDFNLSEDAEDLIVLLKKQCSDSIQFVDPRDDDLRRKVTDTIDGIKHQITPDQSKLIGIFNDLGLLDSASLIEEIQRLEDETHDQIDERSRIVAASLIGLVRYANCVLYGPSTPSPHPDFRRHKSLSEANIPADFRCPITLELMRDPVVVSTGQTYDRESIDLWIKSGHNTCPKTGQVLKHTNLIPNSALKNLIVMWCRDQKIPFEIYGDGGVGSSTPCTEAVEFTRMMVSFLIDKLSVAEPNAVVFELRALAKSDSVARACIAEAGAIPKLVRYLGSDSPSLQINAVTAILNLSILEQNKTRIMETDGALNGVIEVLRSGATWEAKANAAATLFSLASISTYKRRLGRKVRVVSGLVDLAKQGPTSSKRDAFVAILNLAAERENVGRFVEAGVVQAAGDAFRELPEEAVSVVEAIVRKGGLMAVSAAFGLIRQLGEMMREGGDTTKESAAATLVTMCRKGGSELVAEMATIPGIERVIWEMIGTGTARGGRKAASLMRYLRRWAAGDTHETAATETQSIVVPTPSRIFNPVL, translated from the coding sequence ATGGCCGTTACCCTTGAAGTTACTCCGACGAGAAAAAGACGTCCTTTGGTCGTCGGACATCTCGATTCCCCGAATATATCAGATACGAAACTGATCCGATCACTGTTCTTCGCATCTCAAGAGCTTTCTCATATGCAGCCTCTCAGATTCATCCTTCGACGAAATTCTCAATCCATCATACGCAAGGTGAAGGTACTAGCCGCCGTTTTCGATGAGCTTCTTCGATCGCACATGGTTTACTCGCAATCCGCTCAGCTCTGTTTCGAGGAGATGAACATAGTGATGCAACGTATGAAGACTTTGATCGAAGACTGCACAAGGTCAAGCAAACTATGGCTACTGTTACAGATCGAAAACGTTTCCTTCAGTTTTCACGAACTCGTCACCGATCTATCCACCGTTCTCGATATTTTACCGGTCAAAGATTTCAACCTCAGTGAAGACGCCGAAGATCTCATCGTTCTTTTAAAGAAGCAATGCTCTGATTCGATTCAGTTCGTTGATCCTCGCGACGATGATCTCCGTCGTAAAGTGACGGATACAATCGACGGGATCAAGCACCAGATCACTCCAGATCAATCGAAGCTGATCGGGATCTTCAACGATCTAGGTCTTCTCGATTCCGCTAGCTTGATAGAAGAGATTCAGAGACTGGAGGATGAGACTCATGATCAGATCGACGAGAGATCAAGAATCGTAGCCGCTTCTCTCATCGGACTTGTGCGTTACGCAAACTGCGTTTTGTACGGTCCTTCGACGCCGTCGCCTCACCCTGACTTCCGCCGCCATAAGTCGTTGTCGGAAGCGAATATCCCGGCGGACTTCCGGTGTCCGATCACGTTAGAGCTTATGCGTGACCCGGTGGTAGTATCCACGGGGCAAACGTACGATCGAGAATCCATCGATCTATGGATCAAATCGGGGCACAATACTTGCCCTAAAACAGGTCAAGTCCTTAAGCACACAAACCTCATACCAAACAGTGCGTTAAAGAACTTGATTGTGATGTGGTGTCGCGATCAGAAGATACCGTTTGAGATTTACGGTGACGGCGGTGTTGGATCTTCTACGCCGTGCACGGAGGCAGTGGAGTTTACTAGGATGATGGTTTCATTTCTGATCGATAAGCTTAGTGTGGCAGAGCCTAACGCTGTCGTTTTTGAGCTCCGAGCTCTGGCTAAGTCAGACTCGGTGGCTCGAGCTTGTATAGCTGAGGCTGGAGCCATACCTAAGCTGGTACGTTATCTAGGCTCTGACTCTCCGAGCCTACAGATAAACGCAGTGACCGCGATCCTCAACCTCTCGATATTAGAACAGAACAAAACAAGGATCATGGAAACTGACGGAGCTTTAAACGGCGTCATCGAGGTTCTGCGTTCGGGTGCCACGTGGGAGGCTAAGGCAAACGCCGCCGCGACTTTGTTCAGTTTGGCGAGCATCTCGACTTACAAAAGAAGACTTGGGAGAAAAGTGCGTGTGGTGAGCGGATTGGTCGACCTAGCGAAACAGGGTCCCACGAGTTCTAAAAGAGACGCATTCGTGGCGATCCTTAACCTGGCGGCGGAGAGGGAGAACGTGGGGAGATTCGTCGAAGCGGGGGTAGTACAAGCCGCGGGAGATGCATTCCGGGAGCTGCCCGAGGAGGCAGTGTCGGTTGTTGAGGCGATTGTGAGGAAAGGAGGACTCATGGCAGTATCCGCGGCGTTCGGGTTGATACGGCAATTGGGGGAGATGATGAGGGAAGGAGGGGATACGACAAAGGAGAGCGCGGCGGCCACGCTGGTGACAATGTGCCGGAAAGGAGGATCGGAGCTAGTGGCGGAGATGGCCACAATTCCAGGGATAGAAAGAGTTATATGGGAGATGATAGGGACGGGAACAGCGAGGGGAGGGAGGAAAGCAGCGTCGTTGATGAGGTATTTAAGGCGATGGGCCGCCGGAGATACACATGAGACGGCAGCAACAGAAACACAGAGCATCGTTGTGCCAACACCAAGTAGAATTTTTAATCCCGTTTTATGA